The Silene latifolia isolate original U9 population chromosome Y, ASM4854445v1, whole genome shotgun sequence sequence CATTGGTTGTGAAATATTTAACTGATACTCCACGGtgctatgtatagcgtatcaccactgcttatatgcctaagacctagccagacctctcgatgcattaactgaacatcgaacgacactcgggacccagaacgTTTAACAGACGAATCTAaccacccccgaacatagaccaataaaCCTCCGAAGAGCGGTTCTTGATCCATTCCgatagtatttaactgatactaccgtcatctattcgacCAGCCAACAAATAAATGTACAGTTTAACTGACTTTACACGACATGCGTGgataacatcacgactcaacacaGTAGAACAGTTTAACTAACTGTCCTAcaaacatatgaacaagagtaaccaacgacACATGCACATATTGTCATATAATAactgaacacaacacaacatgtgaaACAAGCATAAACAACCAAGGTTATAATAACCTTAGTCGTAACATGAACTCTGGATgtgaggttatagtaacctctactataactttagtatATAAAACTTGAAGTTATatttacctcaactataaccttgacacggaactcaaagttatactagttccaaccataaccttgagccataatctcagggttacgtcagtttcagctataaccttaactcgtgcttcaatgttatagtagattaGGCTATAACCTGGATTCATATTTCCAAAGTTATACCTCaaacagccataactagagtaacgacccaaagttgtacaaacttcagctataacactcgaatcatcatcaaggttatactagctttagctataactttggagagtactcttggccgcctatcatgccgccattagggtttattcgtaaacccgaattgcgctcatgacacccataataaacatataaaaaacatatgatatataattaaagcattagaacatatacaaacatgcgaaaacataattaatcacgataataaacaatcaaacatgtaccagtcataaaaaacaatcattaaatcatattaattatatcaattggtataaacacaattaaaagagaaacacctagttaccttattaagcaaatattCCTAAAGaccgtcttcaacgatataaacgtcttctccaggtgtagtctccacgcctttattgaattatctacgtgccaaagataacgaatctaataaatatactaatatatatatatatatatatatatatatatatatatatatatatatatatatatatatatatatatatatatatatatatatatatatatatatatatatatatatatatatagggtcgagatccagtgagaacctatgatataatgagaaccatgagaacctctaAAGCATCTGAGACCACTAGATCATACGCGATCCAATGACTAAGATCAGCCCTCTCTTTTTCTAATCAGAGTCATAGAAAAATTTAGATGCTTTATATCATTCATTACATACCACACACTGCTTTctcttttttctctctctttaaaTGATCACCACGCTTCTCCAACTTCTCTGTCGCGTTTATCCTTCTTCACTATCACCTACCATCGCGTTTCTCCTTCTTCAGTATCGACGACTCTTTTAGTTATCTTTCTTCACTACCATTGAGAAAGGTAAATTTCATGTCCAGTTATATTCGATTTTGTAAGTTAGAAGATATTATTTCTGTATTTTGCGGTACCACAATGATTTAATGCCAATTTtcttaaattgatttgattttagACTGAATTGATGCAATATTGAATTAATTTGAGTGATATGCCgtaaattagggttcataaacAGTCCAATCTGGGTATAAGGCCTTATTTCTTCGTTGTTTGTAATTGTTAGTCCTCatacttttattttttattaatgtGATTTTTTGCAAGTTTTtttgctttaattttttttaattttctcatTAATATTATTAAGTTTCTAGGCTGCATAATTGACTTGAAAAAAATGCCTAAATTCCACTTCCCTTTGTTAATGTTTATATTGAAGCATACTTTTTGTGCATATAGTGGTTATTTTCGTGTATCTACTGCATATTTCTATGCACCTAGGATTATTTCTGCGTGCATACTACTCGCTTAGTGCGAAGAGCTCAAATCAGAGGAATCAGATGTTTGTATGAACGCTTTTTTTTTGTGCACGTAGTGGTTATTTTGGTGTACCTACTGCATATTTCTATGCACCTAGGCATATTTCTGCATGCATATACTCGCTTAGTGCGAAGAGCTCAAATGAGAAGAGTTAGATGTTTGTATGAATTCTTAGTTTTTGTGCACGTATTGGTAGTTGGCATGTCTTTGAATACTTAACATTCTTCTTTCCTGCTTGCTCATCTGATGTGGGTGGCATGATTTTTCCAAACactttttcattgttatttaattgttatATTTTGGATGTCCTCTCATCTTTTACcttctatttgatatactttagaGCCTTAATAAGCACTACTTAGGCCAATTAAGAAAAGGgttatttaataaaaataatcCAACCTAGACCTCTTCTTCCCCATTTAATCCAACCTATCGATTATCCCATATTAATCTGTTCTTTGCTATCATTTATCTTATTTTACACCGGCTTTTATGTTTACTTGTTGTAACCCGTCAATCTTACTTAATAGCaggtttctttcctttttttaaaaaaaaaaatttttatttAAGATTCTTTCTCTCACCTTCATCTTTCTAGGTTCatcttcaacttttttttttccccTTTCTTTAACCTTCTCCATCTTATTTACCAAATTTCCCCTTACaatgaagaaaaaaaataaaagaattaagaATTAAGACCACAATAAACTAACACCAAGGAGCAGAATGCTTTCTTTTTCCTTCCCCATCCTATTTACTAGATTTCTCTGATCTAGATTAGCACGGTGTCCTGCTTTAGCTTGACGGTTGTGTCGGTACTCGGTAACGGAGTCGGATGCAGGGCATGACCCAAGGGTGGGCGCACGCGCCAAGTACCGGAATCAAATCACTGCGATTCGAATTTGTTATTCGATGGTGGCTTGCTATGGTTCGATAGTGACGGTACTCAGTGGTGCAAATTGTGCAAATCTGGGCTGGATTGCAATTGTTGATGTTGGAGTTGCTAGCAAAAACAACGGAGGTAGATGAGTTGGATTTGGTGTTGGTGAATTAAAGTGGGTGAGGTGGTGTTGGTGAATTAAAGTGAGTTGGATTATGAAAATTAGAAAAACAACAAATCATGAAGGATGTAGAAGAAGGAAAATGAATTGGGTGAATAAAGATGAAAGATGGAGGTGAATAACGATGAAAGACACATTTAAAATAAAAGGGTGACCTGTTGAATAGGTTGCCCTTCCAAAAGATCAAAGTAAGATAAATGATGGTAAAGAACAGATTAATATGGGATAATCAATAGGATGGATTAAATGGGGAAGGGGAGCCTTAGGTTGGATTAttgtcattaaataacccttaaGAAAATCAACAACAACTCTTTCAACTTGTTCCTCCGTGAGCGAAGTTACCAGTTTATAATATTTTTGATATCGTCATTATCGTTTTTAAATTACGTATATTTATATTTTACTTATTTCAAaagtcaattagctcaaatgatagagcattgtgcaatgcacaagatgtgggttcagctcccatattggctatgaaTACTAGTTGGTCTCCCTTAAGACAGTCGTATACGTCTTAAGTGtgagacgggtcaaatactatcCCATGTAGGTACAAGGCACAAGATTTTTTCAATCTCTAGGCATTCTGCCTTTTGTCTCATCCGGCtatttgacccattttattttttaagacgGATATACAGTCTTAAACAAAAAATTGTGATTAAATACCAGTTTATCACACTTTTACTTTGACATTTTTTGTGAATACCATGCAACTAGTCGAAGGTGTTCTTGTCAATTCATTGATGTTGGTTGTATATGATATAGTATGGCTGAGTATTACTATAACCCTACAGTTACTTCATTTCCGAGAATACGCTAAAAGTATTTACAAAATATTCTTGGATGTACTTCATTTTGAGCACTGCACCCTGTGGTAAGATTCGGCCTTTCCATTTCAACTCAGGCTGCGATTCCCCTTCATTTCTCACTTATGATTTTAAGATAGACATTACGTTTTAGATTTCAATTTCTACTATGTATTTTCTGTGTTTTGTTGTTGCCTTTAACTTCAAATATAATGCTTTCACTTCAACTTGTGTTTATGAATCAATTAAATATTTTGGTGCACCATTTTAATTCTCAATAGTTATCACTGGGAACACCATAACAACAATATTCTTAGCCTAAACTAGTGATCTCTTAATCACTTCCACATTCTGAACAATTTTCCATTGCGCAGATTATTGAATTTTAAACAACCTTATCGAGTTCACCTATGGTGCTTTGCAAAATCATTTTTCAGATTATCCGACAGTGGAGGATTCCTTACTGATCTCCCTGAATGAGACACGCCTACTGATGGGTATAAAATTTCAATGGCTCTCATTAAGGAGAGCTGGTGACTATTTTTTACTTAAACAATTCAAGTGACATAAAATTGCAATACCAATGGTGTTTCTATTGTTTGAACAATAGCAGTGCATTTTCATTTTCGAGAGTATGTCACCAAATTGGGCCTTTTATCACCTCACATTATAGTTTTCCCTTTTGTAAGAATGCATAGTATGTTCCCTTAAGATGATTAAGGCATGCTCATCTTTTCCCAAATATGATTATGACTTGCTTAATCGTAGTAGTATTGTATTGCTTGCTTCTTGACAAGTTCCAATCATGGGATTTGctatttaataggctatatgggactcgaatccatacctttgtgcaagaaTTTTTACATCGCTCTACCATTAAGCTAATAGCCTTTTAAGTTACGCTAAACATATACGAGTACAAAATAACTGACATAAGTACACTGAAATGTTGCTCACATATTAGTAAGATATGTAATAGTGTAGACATCTCAAAATGTCTACTGGCCTTCGAACATCCGATGATGAGGCCCTTATTTAATTCGGAATGAAACTTACTTGAATTTGATATAAGGTTATTTATGCTCAAAATTGTCCCTGAAACAACCATTTTATTACCCAGTCCAAATCGACAACTTACTACATACTTAACctctcttaattaattaattacgagagtaatattttatattaatgGCACGAAACCATTTAATTGGGTCGAATTAGTAAGGAAGGCAGTCCACCTTATAAATTTGAGACCTTATTCTGtcagcccaaaaaaaaaaaaaaaaagcctgaGGTCTTGTTGATTTCCTAAGCCCATAAGGCTGATGAAATAACCGAAAATCAAGTTTAGTACATGGAGGATTAGCTTTGTGCACTAATTAGATCACTTCAAGGATATGAATTGTATTTACCAGCAAGGACAATTGATGAATGTGCGCCAAAATAGAATTCTAGATGTGCTAAAGTGTCTTGAAAGGGAGATTGATACGCGTGTCCAATTGGATAGCCATGCTCTAGATAACTTTCGGTGGTGCTAGAATTCTGTGTTACAGAAATTTTAGATCTTGTCAAACGCTTCGTCTTAACTAGTATAAATACTTCTCTTTGCACCCTTATTCAAGGACAGAGAAAATTCACACAGAAAATTCCCAGAGAAAATCTACACAGAAAATACTATTCCATACAAAATACTACCTTCCCATCATACTTtcacatacatacatccatccTATTTTGATCATAAAGACGCCCTAAATTCAGTTCGAGTAAGCTAATTGTCGAAACACCGTATCCAGGTAGGCCTGAGGGTGTCATATTTATTCTTTACTTCTTATATTATCGTAATTTAGCTTTCGTTgtttgtaaataatttgtatgAAATTGTTTTAAAAACGTTTTCTTTTGCTTaaatcgtcaaatatataatattataaataaatagtagaggccgtcagtttgatgggcggtccgggtgcctaacacctacCTTTTTTTTGCAATAAAGGCAAGCCATCTTATTCATCCATTAAAGGGAATAATAAGCAAATTCTTACAAAGTAAATCCAATAACTTAGACCTCTAAACATTAAGAAGCTCAACTATCTCATTCTTGTGAGAAGAATGAGTTACATGAATCAATCTTACACTAACAAGGTGTTGTACTCGCCTAATTATGTAAGGTATGTCATGTTCAATGCCTTGGAAAATTCTGAGATTACGCTCTTCCCATAAACTATAAACCAGTGCAGTCAAACAGCTCGTGAACCACCGAGCTTTCCAATGCCTCCTCACATGCTTACTAGCTATCCAATTTAGTTCCTTCCTCAAATTCATAGTATGGCCAGGTATCTTCATCTATTGCAGAATACTTTGCCAAGCTGCTGCATCATAAGGACATTGAAAGAAGAAATGTTGATGCGTTTCTACAGCAGCTTTACACAAGATGCACCTATTAACCAAATACAGTCCCCTGGAGTTAAGTTGATCAATAGTAGCCAATTTACGTTGCATTGCTAGATTCACAATAGAGCTGTGTTTTGGAAGAACTGCCCTGTTCCAAACAGCATTTACCCATCTAACTTTGACTCCTTTCTGCCTGAACTGATCATATACCTTTGATAATTGAAGCTTACCCTGCTTGATACAACTTTGCAGGAAAGCTCTGGCATTTGCAGCATTCCCAGTTCTCTCCAATAGCTCATCACGCACCTTCAAGATACTTCTCCAGCTCTCAGAATGATAAGATTTGACATCCATGGTTCAAAACTCATCTTTTTTGATGTTGTACGTATAATTCCAGACCACCCAAGAGCTGTCAGAATGTCTCTCTATCTCCCAAATCTATTTACAAAGGATGCATTTATTCCATGCAAGTACTTCCTTAATGTTGAAACCTCCTTCCCTCAGTGGCATACAACTAGAAGCCCAGCTTTTCAGAATCAGTCTCCTGTGTCCTTCCTCAGAGTTCCATAAGAAATTCCTGCAGAACAACCTAACACCTTCcttgaccgtacctttacccccgaatccgcaatctttggttcagatcggagtgacggatcagtccccattccagggatcaaaaggggccttttccgtttaacttgtttttttttgtatgtttttttataaaacccgCTGGCGACTCCATactatttatttattaatttcgaAAAGGATATTTGTTCAGGGATCTCACAGttgcgactccgctggggatttaATAAGCGGGTAAGACTTGAAACTTATTTATTATATTGTATGTTTGACGATTTTGACTTACCTTGTATTTATGGTCGATGTATTGCCAATAAACAACTCTAACTTTCAGTATGTTTCACGTAATTAGATGGTCCAAGAATTTAGTTattaattcttaattacttgacATTTATATACTCTCACCACTAGTTTAATTGCAATTTTGTTATAACGCGTGAATTTGCTTACTTATGTTTGATTTCTCGGCAGTTGCACGCTCTTTTTCGCCTAACTCATCgtttccttttgtttttttttcttctttaccACGGCTAATACTGACTCTTTTCATTTTCTATTTCGTATACTCGTATATTGTGTACGTATGTTATATAAGACAAAAAAGGTGTGGGCTCCCCGTTAGCCAATATCACGCCATTTAAGCTACCCTATTCACCCTCGGTAAAGTAtgttgtatacttagaaggtccattcgaccgactaggccttacatatattttccacctcatgacgtcgcgttttggcaactcgtctggtccatatgactgggggagcacaaaagcgagagataccCTTGGATATTTTAATGTTGTGAGTACCCAATTGTCAACCATAAACCTAACCATAGATCCCGTAGAACCTTTGTTAGGCTATATAATGTGTCCTGTTTGTTGATAATTATTGACATAATCTTACTCGTAATAAATTAAaccccaaaaaaaaaatgataaataaaaaTTGTTCAAGATGTGTGTTAACAGGGATAGCTAGTATGCATTGTCCACTCATGTACGTAAGCCATAAATTAGATTAAGCATGCATTTGCAGTTACGTCCTCATAATGGTAGCGTCTAGCACGATCACCGCATTTGTTTGTGCCTGTTTCCATAAGATCTCGTATCATCATGAACCATTACACTTAGGGAGGCATCGTAGGACATAAGTATATCCATTCATCAGCTTACCAGCTTTTGCATTTAGCTAGTTCAGAGATCAGTCCGTCAGTTTCGTTCTCAGTCCGTCAGTGCGTGGTTCGTCATTCTGTCCATCGGTCCtgcacaccaaaaaaaaaaacagtacagAGTTCGTTCTGTTCGTCAGCcacacataaaaaaaaaaaattagtactCATCACTTCAGTCTTATGTGGACATTCATCCATAAACCATTGCATTTAGCATTATCATGTCTGAGTCTGTCCGTCTGTCTATTCGCCAGTAGCGAGTCCagcgagaaaaaaaaatcaacttCAATTATACCTTCGTTACATCTTGTATGCATCACTTAGTTCATTCAAGGATTACTGAACATGATTTATAGACTTATAGGTGGTTCGTTATTTGCCACGTATAGAGTATATACCTTAGGACTCGTATCTAGGCAGTGGCAAGATTTCCTGTCAGCATTTCTACATAGCACCATTCTCTGCATAACAAAAAAAAAGGGGTTATTAGACATTTGCAGTCACATCTCATACAGTAATAAAATTTTCATTATAAGCAGTTGTACATGTGCATTCACATACTCCATTCTAGTCCTgttataaaagaaataaaatccttttctgAGGCTAAGATGTCATGATCCAGGATAGGGAGGCGTAAAAAAGACCCAAACTTAGTACTCACTCCAGCTTGGGCACGAGAGAAAGGTATAGGGAGACTAATTAGTATACCGCAAGCCGTACTTGTAACCCAACCACCAGTCACCATGTCGTTCGAAGAATCAGTCAAAGACCTTAAGAATGCTCTATCCATTTTGACCGACCGATTGTCATCCATAGAAGATAAAATCAAGGATGACGCTAGTGGTGAGGATGACGTAACCAAAAAGCTCAAGGACATGGAGAAACTTAACAAAAGAAATACTAAGTATGCTGACCTACTCGATGTTGAATGCAACATG is a genomic window containing:
- the LOC141630585 gene encoding uncharacterized protein LOC141630585; the protein is MDVKSYHSESWRSILKVRDELLERTGNAANARAFLQSCIKQGKLQLSKVYDQFRQKGVKVRWVNAVWNRAVLPKHSSIVNLAMQRKLATIDQLNSRGLYLVNRCILCKAAVETHQHFFFQCPYDAAAWQSILQ